TTTGTACCTATTTTCCATAAAGATAAATGTATTAACTGTGGGTTATGCGATTCAACGTGCCCAGATATGGTTTACCAATTTGCTGAAGGGGAATTTAGAGGAAAACCAGCAATGGTTAATCTAGGACCAGATTATCATCACTGTAAAGGTTGTTTACGCTGTGTAGAAGTCTGTCCAACAGCAGCATTAACTGAAGGAAGAGAAAGAGAAGTGGATATATGGAAAGACCATATAAGAAACCAAGACTTAATTGTAGATAAAATGGAATTTGAGGATTCAGGTGCATATTCTATGCAAACAACAGAAAGCGAAGAAAGTTTAGATATATAATTAAACAAAAAAAACGTAAGGAGGCTATTGTTTATGGTAAAGAAACAAACAGTCGTTTTTGATAGTGGGAATGAGTTAGCAGCATATGCAGCAAAACAAATAAATTATCACGTAATGGGCTACTTTCCAATAACACCATCTACCCAAGTAGCAGAGCATTTAGATGCACTAAAGGCAGATGGAGAACATAATGTGGCATTAGTTCCAGCAGATGGAGAACATGGTGCAGCTGGGATTTGTTATGGTGCATCAGTTGGTGGAGGTCGTGTATTTAATGCAACATCAGCCAATGGTTTGCTGTATGCCTTAGAGCAATTACCTGTTCAATCAGGAACGCGTATGCCTATGGTAATGAATGTAGCATGTAGAACAGTATCAGGTCCTCTTTCTATAAAGGGAGATCACAGTGATATTATGTATACATTAAACACAGGATGGGTTATTTTATTTGCATATACCCCTCAAGGTGTTTATGATATGAACATATGTGCACTTAAAATAGCTGAAAAATTAAGTTTACCAGTTATTGTTGCTTATGATGGTTTCTTTACAAGTCATCAAAAAAGAAGAGCGGAAGTATTTGCAGAAGATAAAGATGTGTTAGATTTCTTAGGAGAATACAAGCCAGAGCACCATGCACTAGATCCTAATAAACCATTAACATTTGGTTCTTATATGAATGAGCCAGACCTTATCAATAATAAATTCCAATTGCATTTAGCAATGGAAGAAGCTAGAACAGTTGTGCCTGAAGTATTAAATGAATATGCCGCATTATCAGGTAGAAGTTACAATGTGGTTGAAGGATATAATATGGAAGATGCAGAAGCTGCTATATTTGTACTTGGGTCAAGTTATGATACAGCAAAACAAGCAGTTGATGAGTTAAGAAAAGATGGTAAAAAGGTAGGGGTATTTACAAGCAATGTATTAAGACCTTGGCCAAAAGAAGATTTATACAATATGTGTAAAAATGTAAAAGCGATTCTAGTTGCAGACCGTCAAGATAGTTATGGTGCTGAAGGCGGTAATATGACATTAGAATTGAAAGCAACTTTACAAGATTATAAAGCAAATATAGATGTTGTTTCACGAGTATATGGATTAAGTGGGAAAGACTTCTATGTAGAAGATGCAATAGCTATGTTTGAACAAGTATTAGAAATAGCAAATAGTCAAAAAGTAGAAAGTCGTTTTGATTATTATGGACACTACAAAG
This genomic stretch from Natranaerovirga pectinivora harbors:
- a CDS encoding thiamine pyrophosphate-dependent enzyme; amino-acid sequence: MVKKQTVVFDSGNELAAYAAKQINYHVMGYFPITPSTQVAEHLDALKADGEHNVALVPADGEHGAAGICYGASVGGGRVFNATSANGLLYALEQLPVQSGTRMPMVMNVACRTVSGPLSIKGDHSDIMYTLNTGWVILFAYTPQGVYDMNICALKIAEKLSLPVIVAYDGFFTSHQKRRAEVFAEDKDVLDFLGEYKPEHHALDPNKPLTFGSYMNEPDLINNKFQLHLAMEEARTVVPEVLNEYAALSGRSYNVVEGYNMEDAEAAIFVLGSSYDTAKQAVDELRKDGKKVGVFTSNVLRPWPKEDLYNMCKNVKAILVADRQDSYGAEGGNMTLELKATLQDYKANIDVVSRVYGLSGKDFYVEDAIAMFEQVLEIANSQKVESRFDYYGHYKGTEGYNPEQFFNPITKEESSPGLTSVELDPETGRYKVKGGLPKDATKMPKRWAPGHGACPGCGIPVNINHLLKGIEGNVVLLFHTGCGMVVTTAYPKSSFRVTYIHNLFQNGAATLSGVVEVFEEKQRRGEIPSGDDFTFVMVSGDGGLDIGMGPAIGAALRNHKMIIMEYDNGGYMNTGYQLSYTTPRGAKTSTSHVGPAQQGKLNFHKDTPMIMAATHIPYVATVSESQPADFIKKAAKAQKYAKEHGLAFIKALSACPLNWGDNPRYERNVIDAGVNSCYHPLFEIEQGVTTLTYNPEDRNKKISVEEFFKMMGRTKHLLKPENKEVLDAIQVEVDRRWERLKAMSENPVL